A single window of Polaribacter sp. SA4-10 DNA harbors:
- the gltX gene encoding glutamate--tRNA ligase has translation MESHVRVRFAPSPTGPLHIGGVRTALFNYLFAKKHGGTFVLRIEDTDQTRYVANAEQYIIDSLEWCTIPFDEGPGKNEKFGPYRQSERKELYKKYAAILINSGWAYYAFDTSEQLDGHRKGHEAEGKTFIYNWHNREKGRLVNSLILTADEVQTKINAGENYVIRFKTPQDETLIMQDEIRGTIKIDTNTLDDKILFKSDGMPTYHLANIVDDHLMEISHVIRGEEWLPSMPLHVLLYKAFGWDSPKFAHLPLILKPVGKGKLSKRDGDKLGFPVFPLEYINEVSGAISRGYKEDGYFADAFINMLALLGWNPGTEQEIFSLEALVEAFDLARVSKSGAKFSPDKTNWFNQQYMQTKSDAELTDLYIPILEEKGISKEKEFVQKVVSSIKERAIFVADFWELSSFFFETPTEYDAKASKKNWKEGTAELMQELITVLSTIQDFSSENTEKEIKEWITAKEIGFGKVMQPLRLSLVGKLAGPHLFDIIAMIGKEETMYRIKNAIEKL, from the coding sequence ATGGAATCTCATGTTCGCGTTCGTTTTGCACCAAGTCCTACAGGACCTTTACATATAGGTGGTGTAAGAACTGCTTTATTTAATTATTTATTTGCTAAAAAACATGGTGGAACTTTTGTGTTGCGTATAGAAGATACAGACCAAACACGTTATGTTGCAAATGCAGAACAGTATATTATAGATTCTTTAGAATGGTGTACTATTCCTTTTGATGAAGGTCCAGGAAAGAATGAAAAATTTGGTCCTTATCGTCAATCAGAACGCAAAGAACTGTATAAAAAATACGCAGCTATTTTAATAAATTCTGGTTGGGCATATTATGCTTTTGATACTTCAGAACAATTAGATGGTCATAGAAAAGGGCATGAAGCTGAAGGAAAGACCTTTATTTACAATTGGCATAATAGAGAAAAAGGACGCTTAGTAAATTCATTAATTTTAACTGCTGATGAAGTACAAACTAAGATAAATGCTGGTGAGAATTATGTAATCCGTTTTAAAACTCCACAAGATGAAACCTTGATAATGCAAGATGAAATACGTGGAACCATTAAAATTGATACAAATACATTAGATGATAAAATTTTATTTAAATCTGATGGAATGCCAACCTATCATTTAGCAAATATTGTAGATGATCATTTAATGGAAATTTCGCATGTAATTCGTGGTGAAGAATGGTTACCATCAATGCCATTACATGTTTTATTATACAAAGCTTTTGGTTGGGATTCTCCAAAATTTGCACATTTACCTTTAATTTTAAAACCGGTTGGAAAAGGAAAATTAAGTAAAAGAGATGGAGACAAATTAGGTTTCCCAGTCTTTCCATTAGAATATATAAATGAAGTTTCTGGTGCTATTTCTCGTGGTTATAAAGAAGATGGTTATTTTGCTGATGCTTTTATAAATATGTTGGCTTTGTTAGGATGGAATCCTGGAACAGAACAAGAAATATTTTCTTTAGAAGCGTTAGTTGAAGCTTTTGATTTAGCTAGAGTTAGTAAATCTGGAGCAAAATTTAGTCCAGATAAAACGAATTGGTTTAATCAGCAATACATGCAAACTAAATCTGATGCAGAACTAACTGATTTATACATTCCAATTTTAGAAGAAAAAGGAATTTCTAAAGAAAAAGAATTCGTTCAAAAAGTAGTTTCTTCCATTAAAGAAAGAGCAATTTTTGTTGCTGATTTCTGGGAATTATCAAGTTTCTTCTTTGAAACTCCAACAGAATATGATGCGAAAGCTTCAAAGAAAAACTGGAAAGAAGGAACTGCAGAATTAATGCAAGAATTAATTACTGTACTTTCTACGATTCAAGATTTTTCATCAGAAAACACAGAAAAAGAAATTAAAGAATGGATTACTGCTAAAGAAATTGGTTTTGGTAAAGTGATGCAACCACTACGTTTGAGTTTAGTTGGTAAATTAGCTGGACCTCATTTATTTGATATTATAGCTATGATTGGAAAAGAAGAAACTATGTATAGAATTAAAAATGCAATAGAAAAACTATAA
- a CDS encoding DUF4175 family protein, whose amino-acid sequence MEGFKEIEKKLHQFTRKYYTNELIKGGILFLSLGFLYLFFTLFLEYFFWLKPTARTLLFWLFILVEAFLLIRFIFIPIFKLIGLRKGISLIDSSKIIGSHFLEVEDKLLNVLQLNETSDHSELILASIHQKSKELQPIPFVKAIQFRHNGKYLKYAVIPVFIWLITLLSGNNNIFKESLERVVNYRTTYNPPAPFTFFVTNANLQVIQGNPFTVSIKTEGSVVPNEAKITFDNQQYYLQNNGNGLFSFTFSEVNNSTYFFFEANGIQSLNYTINVIKTPTIKNISMQLMYPKYVGKRNQNIKNTGNITVPEGTKITWYVKTSQTDSLAFINNEKRNLFKEISKNDFQFSKSIQNPLNYQISSSNKNLQDYENLQFTVDVVKDDNPLISVTSDIDSISRGTAQFAGQISDDYGLKKLQLVYYDAQNPEAQKTFDLQITQENIQTFFYQFPEGLTLKLGTNYELFFQVFDNDAINGNKKTKSKVFNYRNKTNEEVDEELLQEQKNTINNLENSIQQQNKEQKELEKIKNDLQNKKNLNWSDKKKFQNFIKRQNNYKQMMQRQTDKLQQNLDEKKEENENLQNKKEELKKRIEELKKLEKQQKLLDEIEKMAKKINKEDLLKKAKELAQQNKQQQRSLERILELTKRFYVEQKTMQIATKIDELAKKQEELFNKEKDNLEAQKEINKEFNQIKKQLEELAKDNEKLKEPMELPDVEDEKEEITEELNKSEDKLSKKESKEAKKNQKKSSEKMKEMSAKMQQAMMEMDGESIEENMDDLRKILENLIVFSFKQEWLMNKFSAISTSHPDFGNDLKNQNNIKTYFEHIDDSLYVLSMRLPKISAKIQDDLSTAHYNLHQSLENFSENRFSNGISNQRYVMTSVNNLADYLSTILNSMKNSMSMQMGKGKGKKGQGFSLPDLIQKQGDLAKKLEEGQKKGQKKGKGKEGEKLDKNGKPGDKGEKGKQGNGKKPGENGDKPGENGKQGGEGNGEPNDDLDGEIYEIYKQQSQLREQLQKAIKEGNKVNPVGNAAAKRALKTMEQLENEILEKGFNAGTLQKMQSLNYELLKLDKAALEQGKDKKRKSNTNLQLIQKNKLKAIKFKKLFYNQTEILNRQSLPLQQNFKSKVREYFSEPDKKQL is encoded by the coding sequence ATGGAAGGATTTAAGGAAATAGAGAAGAAGTTACATCAATTTACACGTAAATATTATACAAATGAATTGATAAAAGGGGGAATTTTATTTCTCTCTTTAGGATTTCTATATTTATTTTTTACCTTGTTTTTAGAGTATTTTTTTTGGTTAAAACCAACAGCTAGAACTCTTTTATTTTGGCTGTTTATTCTAGTTGAGGCTTTTCTATTAATCCGATTTATTTTTATCCCAATATTTAAATTAATTGGCTTACGAAAAGGAATTTCTTTAATTGATTCTTCAAAAATTATAGGTAGTCATTTTCTTGAAGTTGAAGACAAGCTGTTAAACGTTTTACAATTAAATGAAACTTCAGATCATTCGGAACTAATTTTAGCAAGCATTCATCAGAAATCAAAAGAATTACAACCCATTCCGTTTGTAAAAGCAATTCAATTTAGACATAATGGAAAGTATTTAAAATATGCAGTAATTCCTGTTTTTATTTGGTTAATTACCTTATTGTCAGGGAATAATAATATTTTTAAAGAAAGTTTAGAGCGTGTTGTAAATTATAGAACAACTTACAATCCTCCAGCTCCTTTTACTTTTTTTGTTACCAATGCTAACTTACAGGTAATACAAGGAAACCCTTTTACAGTTTCTATTAAAACAGAAGGAAGTGTAGTACCAAATGAAGCAAAAATTACTTTTGATAATCAACAATATTATTTACAAAATAATGGAAATGGACTATTTAGTTTTACATTTTCTGAAGTAAATAATTCAACCTATTTTTTCTTTGAAGCAAATGGAATTCAATCTCTTAATTATACAATTAATGTTATAAAAACACCAACAATTAAAAATATTTCTATGCAATTAATGTATCCAAAATATGTTGGAAAAAGAAACCAAAATATTAAGAATACAGGAAATATTACAGTTCCTGAAGGAACAAAAATTACATGGTATGTTAAGACGAGTCAAACAGATTCTTTGGCTTTTATTAATAATGAAAAAAGAAATCTCTTTAAAGAAATTTCTAAAAATGACTTTCAGTTTTCTAAAAGTATCCAAAATCCTCTAAATTATCAAATATCATCCTCTAATAAAAATTTACAGGATTACGAGAATTTACAATTTACTGTTGATGTTGTAAAAGATGATAATCCATTAATTTCTGTGACTTCAGATATTGATAGTATTTCACGTGGAACAGCTCAATTTGCTGGACAGATTTCTGATGATTATGGTTTAAAAAAATTACAACTTGTGTATTATGATGCTCAAAACCCTGAAGCTCAAAAAACATTTGATTTACAAATTACACAAGAAAATATTCAAACTTTTTTCTATCAATTTCCTGAAGGATTAACACTTAAACTTGGAACAAATTATGAGCTGTTTTTTCAGGTTTTTGATAATGATGCTATAAATGGTAATAAAAAAACTAAGAGTAAGGTTTTTAATTATAGAAATAAAACAAATGAAGAAGTAGATGAGGAGTTGTTGCAAGAACAAAAAAACACCATTAATAATTTAGAGAATTCTATTCAACAACAAAACAAAGAACAGAAAGAATTAGAGAAAATTAAAAATGATTTACAGAATAAAAAGAATTTAAATTGGAGTGATAAAAAGAAGTTTCAAAATTTTATAAAACGCCAGAATAATTACAAACAGATGATGCAACGTCAGACAGATAAGTTGCAACAAAATCTTGATGAGAAAAAGGAAGAAAATGAAAACCTTCAGAATAAAAAAGAAGAACTAAAAAAACGTATTGAAGAATTAAAGAAGTTAGAAAAACAACAAAAGTTGTTAGATGAAATTGAAAAAATGGCAAAGAAAATTAATAAGGAAGACTTATTAAAAAAAGCCAAAGAATTAGCGCAGCAAAATAAACAACAACAACGAAGTTTAGAACGAATTTTAGAGCTGACAAAACGTTTTTATGTTGAACAAAAGACAATGCAAATTGCTACTAAAATTGATGAATTAGCAAAAAAACAAGAGGAGCTTTTCAATAAAGAGAAAGATAATTTAGAAGCCCAAAAAGAGATTAATAAAGAATTTAATCAAATAAAAAAACAGTTAGAAGAACTAGCAAAAGACAATGAGAAGTTGAAAGAGCCAATGGAGCTTCCAGATGTTGAAGATGAAAAAGAAGAGATTACAGAAGAATTAAATAAGTCTGAAGACAAATTAAGCAAAAAAGAAAGTAAAGAGGCTAAAAAGAATCAAAAAAAATCATCTGAAAAGATGAAAGAAATGAGCGCTAAAATGCAACAAGCCATGATGGAAATGGATGGAGAGTCCATTGAAGAAAATATGGATGATTTGCGTAAAATTTTAGAAAATCTTATTGTCTTTTCCTTTAAGCAAGAATGGCTAATGAATAAATTTAGTGCTATTTCTACTTCGCATCCAGACTTTGGAAATGACTTAAAAAATCAGAATAATATCAAAACCTATTTTGAACATATAGATGATAGTTTGTATGTTCTTTCTATGCGTTTACCAAAAATATCAGCTAAAATTCAAGATGATTTATCTACTGCCCATTATAATCTACACCAATCTTTAGAGAATTTTTCCGAAAATAGATTTTCTAATGGTATTTCCAATCAACGTTATGTTATGACATCTGTTAATAATTTAGCTGATTATTTAAGTACTATTTTAAATAGTATGAAGAATTCCATGTCTATGCAAATGGGCAAAGGAAAAGGTAAAAAAGGGCAAGGTTTTAGTTTACCAGATTTAATTCAAAAGCAAGGAGACTTGGCTAAAAAATTAGAAGAAGGGCAAAAAAAAGGCCAAAAGAAAGGAAAAGGAAAAGAAGGAGAGAAGCTAGACAAGAATGGTAAACCTGGTGATAAAGGAGAAAAGGGTAAACAAGGTAACGGAAAGAAACCTGGAGAAAATGGAGATAAACCAGGTGAAAATGGAAAACAGGGAGGAGAAGGTAACGGAGAACCTAATGATGATTTAGATGGTGAAATATATGAGATTTATAAACAACAAAGCCAATTAAGAGAACAATTACAAAAAGCAATAAAAGAAGGAAACAAAGTCAATCCTGTTGGTAATGCTGCTGCTAAAAGAGCTTTGAAAACGATGGAGCAATTAGAAAACGAAATTCTTGAAAAAGGTTTTAATGCTGGGACGCTTCAAAAAATGCAAAGTTTAAATTATGAATTACTGAAATTAGATAAAGCTGCTTTAGAACAAGGGAAAGATAAAAAGCGTAAATCAAATACTAATTTACAATTGATTCAAAAAAATAAATTAAAAGCTATAAAATTTAAGAAGTTGTTTTATAATCAAACCGAAATATTGAACAGACAATCATTACCTTTGCAGCAAAATTTTAAAAGTAAGGTGCGTGAATATTTTTCCGAACCAGATAAAAAACAATTATGA
- the ybeY gene encoding rRNA maturation RNase YbeY, with protein MITFNYETSFQLKDETSLENWIQNVVENHNFELGEINYIFCDDAYLHKLNVEFLQHDTLTDIISFDTTLGKLINGDIYISVERVEDNAKDFNVSFEEELHRVMIHGVLHYTGFKDKTDTDKNTMREAENNALSLLSI; from the coding sequence ATGATAACATTTAATTACGAAACTTCTTTTCAACTTAAAGATGAAACTTCTTTAGAAAATTGGATTCAAAATGTTGTAGAAAATCATAATTTTGAACTAGGAGAAATCAATTATATTTTTTGTGATGATGCCTATCTTCATAAATTAAATGTTGAATTTTTACAACACGATACTCTTACAGATATAATAAGTTTTGATACTACTTTAGGGAAGTTGATTAATGGAGATATTTATATTTCCGTTGAAAGAGTAGAAGATAACGCAAAGGATTTTAATGTCTCTTTTGAAGAAGAACTGCACCGAGTAATGATTCATGGAGTTTTACATTATACAGGCTTTAAAGATAAAACTGATACTGATAAAAATACAATGAGAGAAGCAGAAAACAATGCTTTATCCTTGTTAAGTATCTGA